A single genomic interval of Solimonas sp. K1W22B-7 harbors:
- a CDS encoding SDR family oxidoreductase: MTPTELFSLKGKIALVTGASRGIGESIARTLADAGAHVIVSSRKLPDCEKVAESIRAAGGSSEAIACHIGEMAQIDNIFAEIEQKHGRLDILVNNAATNPHFGPIWETDLGAFQKTVDVNIRGYFFMSSRGVKAMAKNGGGSIVNVASVNGVIPGPLQGIYSITKAAVISMTQAFARECAPQKVRVNALLPGFTDTKFAATLVQNKQIVTKVLEHVPMNRVAQPDEMAGTVLYLVSPAASYTTGVALNVDGGYLIA; encoded by the coding sequence ATGACCCCCACCGAACTGTTCAGCCTGAAAGGCAAGATCGCCCTGGTCACCGGCGCCAGCCGCGGCATCGGCGAGTCCATCGCCCGCACGCTGGCCGACGCCGGCGCGCACGTGATCGTGTCCAGCCGCAAGCTGCCGGACTGCGAGAAGGTGGCGGAATCGATCCGCGCCGCCGGCGGCAGTTCCGAGGCCATCGCCTGCCATATCGGCGAGATGGCGCAGATCGACAACATCTTCGCCGAGATCGAGCAGAAGCACGGCCGCCTCGACATCCTGGTCAACAACGCCGCCACCAACCCGCACTTCGGCCCGATCTGGGAAACCGACCTCGGTGCCTTCCAGAAGACCGTGGACGTCAACATCCGCGGCTACTTCTTCATGTCCTCCAGGGGCGTGAAGGCGATGGCGAAGAACGGCGGCGGCAGCATCGTCAACGTCGCCTCGGTCAACGGCGTGATCCCGGGCCCGCTGCAGGGCATCTACTCCATCACCAAGGCGGCGGTCATCTCCATGACCCAGGCCTTCGCCCGCGAGTGCGCGCCGCAGAAGGTGCGCGTCAATGCGCTGCTGCCGGGCTTCACCGACACCAAGTTCGCCGCCACCCTGGTGCAGAACAAGCAGATCGTCACCAAGGTGCTGGAGCACGTGCCGATGAACCGCGTGGCCCAGCCCGACGAAATGGCCGGCACGGTGCTGTACCTGGTTTCGCCGGCGGCGAGCTACACCACCGGCGTGGCGCTCAACGTCGACGGCGGATACCTGATCGCATGA
- a CDS encoding response regulator, with the protein MNTDLQDELLSFAAEPAPPEDGHVVAPWKILVVDDEEEVHRVTRLALGDIHVHGRPLMFIDAYSGQESVEIMRHQPDIAMVLMDVVMETEHAGLDAVQAIRHELKNRFVRIVLRTGQPGQAPEHEVVRRFDINDYKEKTELTTTKLYTLLHTGLSLHRELVAMDQARMGLEQVISASAEMFEQQSLEKLQQGLLQQLAALLYARRDAVIVSTGITAAVTTHGLRIVAGTGSYQGSEGRLAEEVLPPEAVAHIERAFIDGLMVVGEHHFAVHFATRSGSRHVVYLSSESRFEPSDVRLVQLFCRNVTIAFENLALNDEIRRSQRQLILLLSSAIEERSPDLRNHVQRVSNYAMLLGRLLGLGKGSVDALGVAAAMHDLGKIAIPDAVLNKPGKLSDEERHLMESHVTRGSAMLKGQEGQLLRQSEMTVAQHHEHWDGGGYPLGLRGEQADLFARITAVADVFDALTTARCYKEAWSTEQVTQYLREQSGKQFEPRLVDLFLANIGQFLEIQKRFSAPAD; encoded by the coding sequence ATGAACACCGACCTGCAGGATGAGCTGCTCAGCTTCGCCGCCGAACCCGCGCCGCCGGAAGACGGCCACGTCGTCGCGCCCTGGAAGATCCTGGTGGTGGACGACGAGGAGGAGGTGCACCGCGTCACCCGCCTGGCCCTGGGCGACATCCACGTGCACGGCCGGCCGCTGATGTTCATCGACGCCTACAGCGGCCAGGAGTCGGTGGAGATCATGCGCCACCAGCCGGACATCGCCATGGTGCTGATGGACGTGGTGATGGAAACCGAGCACGCCGGCCTGGACGCGGTGCAGGCGATCCGCCACGAATTGAAGAACCGCTTCGTGCGCATCGTGCTGCGCACCGGCCAGCCCGGCCAGGCGCCGGAGCACGAGGTGGTGCGGCGCTTCGACATCAACGACTACAAGGAAAAGACCGAGCTCACCACCACCAAGCTCTACACGCTGCTGCACACCGGCCTGTCGCTGCACCGCGAGCTGGTGGCAATGGACCAGGCACGCATGGGCCTGGAGCAGGTCATCAGCGCCTCGGCCGAGATGTTCGAGCAGCAGTCGCTGGAGAAACTGCAGCAGGGCCTGCTGCAGCAGCTCGCCGCCCTGCTCTACGCGCGCCGCGACGCGGTGATCGTCAGCACCGGCATCACCGCCGCCGTCACCACCCACGGCCTGCGCATCGTCGCCGGCACCGGCAGCTACCAGGGCAGCGAGGGCCGGCTGGCCGAAGAGGTCCTGCCGCCGGAGGCCGTGGCGCATATCGAGCGCGCCTTCATCGACGGCCTGATGGTGGTGGGCGAGCACCACTTCGCGGTGCACTTCGCCACCCGCTCGGGCAGCCGCCACGTGGTGTACCTGAGCAGCGAGTCGCGCTTCGAGCCCTCGGACGTGCGCCTGGTGCAGCTGTTCTGCCGCAACGTCACCATCGCCTTCGAGAACCTGGCGCTGAACGACGAAATCCGCCGTTCGCAGCGCCAGCTGATCCTGCTGCTCAGCTCGGCGATCGAGGAACGCTCGCCGGACCTGCGCAACCATGTCCAGCGCGTGTCGAACTACGCCATGCTGCTGGGCCGCCTGCTGGGCCTGGGCAAGGGATCGGTGGACGCCCTGGGCGTGGCCGCCGCGATGCACGACCTGGGCAAGATCGCAATCCCGGATGCCGTGCTGAACAAGCCCGGCAAGCTCAGCGACGAGGAGCGACACCTGATGGAAAGCCACGTCACCCGCGGCAGCGCCATGCTCAAGGGCCAGGAAGGCCAGTTGCTGCGCCAGTCGGAAATGACCGTGGCGCAGCACCACGAGCACTGGGACGGCGGCGGCTACCCGCTGGGCCTGCGCGGCGAGCAGGCCGACCTGTTCGCGCGCATCACCGCGGTGGCCGACGTGTTCGACGCGCTCACCACCGCGCGCTGCTACAAGGAAGCCTGGAGCACCGAGCAGGTCACGCAGTACCTGCGCGAGCAGAGCGGCAAGCAGTTCGAGCCGCGCCTGGTAGATCTGTTCCTGGCCAACATCGGGCAGTTCCTGGAGATACAGAAGCGGTTTTCGGCGCCGGCGGACTGA
- a CDS encoding PAS domain-containing sensor histidine kinase, which produces MAGDAPEGPGTAVTKVLAGQHGEALFRLAVEASPSAMVVVDQRGDIRLVNQQAERLFGYPRSEMLGQRVEMLVPQRNRERHPGMRGGYLSHPDTRPMGSGRDLYGLTREGHEVPIEIGLNPLKTEEGTFILASIIDITERKRSAERFRLVVEAAPNAMIMVDAEGRITLVNAQTENLFGYPRSELIGRPVEMLVPHGHRSHHPGLREGYFARPQTRSMGVGRDLYGQTRDGRQVPIEIGLNPIETADGLFVLASIIDITERKRAELELRTLNQTLALQIDETTAALGKLQVAQGQLVQAEKLASLGSLVAGIAHEINTPVGIGVTAASHLDMEVRSMDQAVAAGSLTRSQFERFRQSVAQSSDIILMNLRRAAELIQSFKRVAVDQSSDERRRIRLKAYFEEVLVSLRPKMKATPHRIELDCPEDLQLDTIPGAWSQVLTNLVVNALSHAFEPGRPGLMRIVVDSDDSAVRVRFHDDGRGIAAENLGRIFDPFFTTRRGQGGTGLGLHIVFNIVHQTLGGSIAVDSSLGAGTCFTIGLPRAQPHGRES; this is translated from the coding sequence GTGGCAGGCGACGCACCAGAAGGACCCGGGACGGCAGTCACCAAGGTGCTCGCCGGCCAGCATGGCGAGGCGCTGTTTCGCCTCGCGGTGGAAGCCTCGCCCAGCGCCATGGTCGTGGTCGACCAGAGAGGCGATATCCGGCTGGTCAACCAGCAGGCGGAGCGCCTGTTCGGCTATCCCCGCAGCGAGATGCTGGGCCAGCGCGTCGAAATGCTGGTGCCCCAGCGCAACCGCGAGCGTCACCCGGGGATGCGCGGCGGCTACCTGTCGCACCCGGACACCCGCCCCATGGGCAGCGGCCGCGATCTCTACGGCCTGACCAGGGAAGGGCACGAGGTGCCGATCGAGATCGGCCTCAACCCGCTGAAGACCGAGGAAGGCACCTTCATCCTGGCTTCGATCATCGACATCACCGAGCGCAAGCGTTCCGCGGAACGCTTCCGCCTGGTGGTGGAAGCCGCCCCCAACGCCATGATCATGGTCGATGCCGAGGGCCGCATCACCCTGGTCAACGCGCAAACCGAAAACCTGTTCGGCTACCCGCGCAGCGAACTGATCGGCCGGCCGGTGGAAATGCTGGTGCCGCACGGCCACCGCAGCCATCACCCGGGCCTGCGTGAGGGCTATTTCGCCAGGCCGCAGACGCGCTCCATGGGCGTAGGCCGCGATCTCTACGGCCAGACCCGCGACGGCCGCCAGGTACCGATCGAGATCGGCCTCAACCCGATCGAGACCGCCGACGGCCTGTTCGTGCTGGCCTCGATCATCGACATCACCGAGCGCAAGCGTGCCGAGCTGGAACTGCGCACGCTCAACCAGACCCTGGCACTGCAGATCGACGAGACCACTGCCGCGCTGGGCAAGCTGCAGGTGGCGCAGGGCCAGCTGGTGCAGGCCGAGAAGCTGGCCTCCCTGGGCAGCCTGGTCGCCGGCATCGCGCACGAAATCAATACCCCCGTGGGCATCGGCGTCACCGCCGCTTCGCACCTGGACATGGAGGTGCGCAGCATGGACCAGGCGGTGGCCGCCGGCAGCCTGACCAGGAGCCAGTTCGAGCGCTTCCGCCAGTCGGTGGCGCAGTCCAGCGACATCATCCTGATGAACCTGCGCCGCGCAGCCGAGCTGATCCAGAGCTTCAAGCGCGTGGCGGTGGACCAGTCCAGCGACGAGCGCCGCCGCATCCGCCTGAAGGCCTACTTCGAGGAAGTGCTGGTGAGCCTGCGGCCGAAGATGAAGGCCACGCCGCACCGCATCGAGCTGGACTGCCCCGAAGACCTGCAACTGGACACCATCCCCGGCGCCTGGTCGCAGGTGCTGACCAACCTGGTGGTCAACGCGCTGTCGCATGCCTTCGAGCCCGGCAGGCCGGGCCTGATGCGCATCGTGGTGGACAGCGACGATTCCGCGGTGCGCGTGCGCTTCCATGACGACGGCCGCGGCATCGCCGCCGAAAACCTCGGCAGGATCTTCGACCCCTTCTTCACCACGCGGCGCGGCCAGGGCGGCACCGGCCTGGGCCTGCACATCGTCTTCAACATCGTGCACCAGACCCTCGGCGGCAGCATCGCCGTGGACAGCAGCCTCGGCGCCGGCACCTGCTTCACCATCGGCCTGCCGCGGGCGCAACCCCATGGAAGAGAATCATGA
- a CDS encoding SDR family NAD(P)-dependent oxidoreductase translates to MKTLAGKVAVITGAGSGFGRELALLCAQEGMRLSLADVDEKGLQATRDLLPAGTAALLQRCDVSQSWQVQQLAERTYAEYGSVQLLFNNAGVAVAGPTWTTTEQDWEWVLGVNLMGVVHGIRNFVPRMLKQGDECHIVNTASVAGLLAVPASSVYCVSKHGVVVMSECLHHELEAAKASIGVSVLCPAYVNTGIADAARNRPGELAAANPEAAAYEERVRQAVKKGKISAADVARVTIDAVKENRFYILTHANIKPAVEMRLRDIIDGGQPRNPMP, encoded by the coding sequence ATGAAGACGCTCGCCGGCAAGGTCGCCGTCATCACCGGTGCGGGCAGCGGCTTCGGCCGCGAGCTGGCGCTGCTCTGCGCGCAGGAAGGCATGCGCCTGTCGCTGGCCGACGTCGACGAAAAGGGCCTGCAGGCGACCAGGGACCTGCTGCCCGCCGGCACCGCCGCGCTGCTGCAGCGCTGCGACGTCTCGCAGTCCTGGCAGGTGCAGCAGCTGGCCGAGCGCACCTACGCCGAGTACGGCAGCGTGCAACTGCTGTTCAACAACGCCGGCGTCGCCGTGGCCGGCCCCACCTGGACCACCACCGAGCAGGACTGGGAATGGGTGCTGGGCGTGAATCTCATGGGCGTGGTGCACGGCATCCGCAACTTCGTGCCGCGCATGCTCAAGCAGGGCGACGAGTGCCACATCGTCAACACCGCCTCGGTCGCCGGCCTGCTGGCCGTGCCGGCCTCCAGCGTCTACTGCGTCAGCAAGCACGGCGTGGTGGTGATGTCGGAGTGCCTGCACCATGAACTGGAGGCGGCCAAGGCCAGCATCGGCGTGTCCGTGCTGTGCCCGGCCTACGTCAACACCGGCATCGCCGACGCCGCGCGCAACCGCCCCGGCGAGCTGGCCGCCGCCAATCCCGAGGCCGCGGCCTACGAGGAGCGCGTGCGCCAGGCGGTGAAGAAGGGAAAGATCAGCGCCGCCGACGTGGCGCGCGTGACGATCGATGCGGTGAAGGAAAACCGCTTCTATATCCTGACCCACGCCAACATCAAGCCCGCCGTGGAGATGCGCCTGCGCGACATCATCGATGGTGGGCAACCGCGGAATCCGATGCCGTGA
- a CDS encoding phosphotransferase has translation MSVSDQKDFTGTMPVQEKHQFDAVALESYLSKNVEDFAGPLTVEQFKGGQSNPTYKLITPGRKYVLRRKPPGKLLASAHAVDREYKVITALARTDVPVAKTYALCEDDSIIGTPFYVMDCVEGRIMWDPALPDSTPEQRRAIFQEMNRVMAALHKVDYQAVGLGDYGKPGNYFARQIDRWSKQYRASETGKIEAFDQLIEWLPANIPPGDETSVVHGDYRLDNMIFHPTEPRVLAVLDWELSTLGHPLADFSYHCMTWHIPKGVFRGLAGYKLAELGIPSEAEHIAAYCQRTGRDAIDPGHWDFYIAYNLFRLGAILQGIAGRVKDGTAASKQAVAMGAAARPLAEMAWQKVQQIGKK, from the coding sequence CTGAGCGTGTCGGACCAGAAGGATTTCACCGGCACGATGCCGGTGCAGGAAAAGCACCAGTTCGACGCCGTCGCGCTGGAAAGCTATCTCTCGAAGAACGTCGAGGACTTCGCCGGGCCGCTGACGGTGGAGCAGTTCAAGGGCGGGCAGTCCAATCCCACCTACAAGCTGATCACGCCGGGCCGCAAGTACGTGCTGCGGCGCAAGCCGCCGGGCAAGCTGCTGGCCTCGGCCCACGCCGTGGACCGCGAGTACAAGGTCATCACCGCGCTGGCCAGGACCGATGTGCCGGTGGCCAAGACCTACGCGCTCTGCGAGGACGACAGCATCATCGGCACGCCGTTCTACGTCATGGACTGCGTCGAGGGCCGCATCATGTGGGACCCGGCGCTGCCGGATTCCACGCCGGAACAGCGCCGCGCGATCTTCCAGGAAATGAACCGCGTGATGGCCGCGCTGCACAAGGTGGACTACCAGGCCGTGGGCCTGGGCGACTACGGCAAGCCCGGCAACTACTTCGCGCGCCAGATCGACCGCTGGAGCAAACAGTACCGCGCCTCCGAAACCGGGAAGATCGAGGCCTTCGACCAGCTGATCGAATGGCTGCCGGCCAACATCCCGCCGGGCGACGAGACCAGCGTGGTCCACGGCGACTACCGCCTGGACAACATGATCTTCCATCCCACCGAGCCGCGCGTGCTGGCCGTGCTGGACTGGGAGCTGTCGACGCTGGGGCACCCCCTGGCGGACTTCTCCTACCACTGCATGACCTGGCACATCCCCAAGGGCGTGTTCCGCGGCCTGGCCGGCTACAAGCTGGCCGAGCTGGGCATCCCCTCGGAGGCCGAGCACATCGCCGCCTACTGCCAGCGCACCGGCCGTGACGCTATCGACCCGGGACACTGGGATTTCTACATCGCCTACAACCTGTTCCGCCTCGGCGCGATCCTGCAGGGCATCGCCGGCCGCGTGAAGGACGGCACTGCCGCCAGCAAGCAGGCGGTGGCGATGGGGGCGGCGGCAAGGCCGCTTGCTGAGATGGCGTGGCAGAAGGTGCAGCAGATAGGCAAGAAGTAA
- a CDS encoding NADPH:quinone oxidoreductase family protein has product MKALICNQWAPPEALVLEDRPDPTPGDNDAVVRVHAAGVNFPDTLIVQGKYQFKPEFPFSPGGECAGVIESVGAKVKHVKPGDKVICFSGWGAFAELLVTDARAVLPMPEGLDFVTASSFVMTYATSYHALKDRAKLKAGETLLVLGASGGVGLAAIEIGKVLGARVIAAASSPEKLAVCKEHGADELIDYSKEDLKERLKALTGGKGVDVTYDPVGGAYTEVALRSTAWRGRLLVIGFANGEIPKIPINLALLKGCDIVGVFWGDYAKREPMNNLTDLRVLIGWLKEGKLKPHIAGTFPLSRGAEAIRLLMDRRVSGKLVVTPQEI; this is encoded by the coding sequence ATGAAAGCCCTGATCTGCAACCAATGGGCGCCGCCCGAGGCGCTGGTGCTGGAAGACCGTCCCGACCCCACGCCGGGCGACAACGATGCGGTGGTGCGTGTGCACGCCGCCGGCGTCAATTTCCCCGACACGCTGATCGTGCAGGGCAAGTACCAGTTCAAGCCGGAATTCCCGTTTTCGCCGGGCGGCGAATGCGCCGGCGTGATCGAGTCGGTCGGGGCCAAGGTCAAGCACGTCAAGCCGGGCGACAAGGTGATCTGCTTCAGCGGCTGGGGCGCGTTCGCCGAGCTGCTGGTGACCGACGCCCGCGCCGTGCTGCCGATGCCCGAGGGCCTGGACTTCGTCACCGCCTCTTCGTTCGTGATGACCTATGCCACCTCCTACCACGCGCTGAAGGACCGCGCGAAGCTCAAGGCCGGCGAAACGCTGCTGGTACTCGGTGCTTCCGGCGGTGTCGGCCTGGCGGCCATCGAGATCGGCAAGGTCCTGGGCGCGCGCGTCATCGCGGCCGCCTCCAGTCCCGAGAAGCTGGCGGTGTGCAAGGAGCACGGCGCCGACGAACTGATCGACTACAGCAAGGAAGACCTGAAGGAACGCCTCAAGGCGCTCACCGGCGGCAAGGGCGTGGACGTCACCTATGACCCGGTCGGCGGTGCCTACACCGAGGTGGCGCTGCGCTCCACCGCCTGGCGCGGCCGCCTGCTGGTGATCGGCTTCGCCAACGGCGAGATCCCGAAGATTCCCATCAACCTGGCGCTGCTCAAGGGCTGCGACATCGTCGGCGTGTTCTGGGGCGACTACGCCAAGCGCGAGCCGATGAACAACCTGACCGACCTGCGCGTGCTGATCGGCTGGCTCAAGGAAGGCAAGCTCAAGCCGCATATCGCCGGCACCTTCCCGTTGTCGCGTGGTGCCGAGGCGATCCGCCTGCTGATGGACCGCCGCGTTTCCGGAAAGCTCGTCGTCACCCCGCAGGAGATCTGA
- a CDS encoding histidine phosphatase family protein, giving the protein MGQIFLVRHGQASFGAADYDQLSPLGYEQSRLLGVWFAQCGMSFDRVVVGGLKRHRQTAEACLGAMTGMPPEPEWVIDAGLEEYDHVQMLNVSRPDLQAKAAMGGYLAQHDNPRRAFQQLFEDAMGRWMSGQYDAEYRESWLGFRGRCVGALQRVLSDTDKSKRAVVFTSGGPMAAISQELLGLSDARTAALNWTIANSSFTKLLQLPGQITISYMNAYPHLEQTREPKNITYR; this is encoded by the coding sequence ATGGGGCAGATCTTCCTGGTGCGGCATGGTCAGGCGTCGTTCGGCGCCGCCGACTATGACCAGCTTTCCCCGCTCGGCTACGAGCAGTCGCGGCTGCTGGGCGTCTGGTTCGCCCAGTGCGGCATGAGCTTCGACCGCGTCGTGGTGGGGGGGCTGAAGCGCCACCGCCAGACCGCCGAGGCCTGCCTGGGGGCCATGACCGGGATGCCGCCGGAACCGGAATGGGTGATCGACGCCGGCCTGGAAGAGTACGACCACGTGCAGATGCTCAACGTCAGCCGGCCGGATCTGCAGGCGAAAGCGGCGATGGGTGGCTACCTGGCGCAGCACGACAACCCGCGCCGCGCCTTCCAGCAGCTGTTCGAGGACGCCATGGGCCGCTGGATGAGCGGCCAGTACGACGCCGAGTACCGCGAGAGCTGGCTGGGTTTCCGCGGCCGCTGCGTCGGCGCCCTGCAGCGTGTGCTCAGCGACACCGACAAGTCGAAGCGCGCCGTGGTGTTCACCTCCGGCGGGCCGATGGCCGCCATCTCGCAGGAGCTGCTGGGCCTGAGCGACGCGCGCACGGCGGCGCTGAACTGGACCATCGCCAACAGCTCGTTCACCAAGCTGCTGCAACTGCCCGGCCAGATCACCATCAGCTACATGAATGCCTACCCGCACCTGGAACAGACGCGGGAACCGAAAAATATTACCTACCGTTGA
- a CDS encoding LysR family transcriptional regulator — protein MNLNRIDLNLFVVLDAIYTEGGITRASRKLNLTQPAISHALGRLREMFGDPLFERDGRAMVPTPLARSLIEPVRRSLRGLEITLNEVSRFDPASTERRFTLSVRDVLEATLLPVLMRRITDSAPQISVNTVRVDRRELEAELAAGTVDAAIDTLLSMSDNIRRIRIAADPLVVIVRADHPAVGEGMDMDTYLRQDHILVSSRRSGPGLEDVELSRLGVERRVRLRCQHYFAACRVVSLTDLVLTMPESYARIANRQYNNRILPFPLSVPMLDAYLYWHVNVEQEPANVWLRDQLIQSFES, from the coding sequence ATGAATCTGAACCGGATCGACCTGAACCTGTTCGTGGTGCTGGACGCCATCTACACGGAGGGCGGGATTACCCGTGCCAGCCGCAAGCTCAACCTGACCCAGCCGGCCATCAGCCATGCCCTGGGGCGGCTGCGCGAGATGTTCGGCGACCCCCTGTTCGAGCGCGACGGCCGCGCCATGGTGCCGACGCCGCTGGCGCGCAGCCTGATCGAGCCGGTGCGGCGCTCGTTGCGCGGCCTGGAGATCACGCTCAACGAGGTATCGCGCTTCGACCCCGCCAGCACGGAACGCCGTTTCACCCTGTCGGTGCGCGACGTGCTCGAGGCGACCCTGTTGCCGGTGCTGATGCGCCGCATCACCGACAGCGCGCCGCAGATCTCGGTCAACACCGTGCGCGTGGACCGCCGCGAGCTGGAGGCCGAACTGGCCGCCGGCACGGTGGACGCCGCCATCGACACCCTGCTGTCGATGTCCGACAACATCCGCCGCATCCGCATCGCCGCCGACCCGCTGGTGGTGATCGTGCGCGCCGACCATCCGGCGGTGGGCGAAGGCATGGACATGGACACCTACCTGCGCCAGGACCATATCCTGGTCAGCTCGCGCCGCAGCGGCCCCGGGCTGGAGGACGTGGAACTGAGCCGCCTGGGCGTGGAACGCCGCGTGCGCCTGCGCTGTCAGCATTACTTCGCCGCCTGCCGCGTGGTGAGCCTCACCGACCTGGTGCTGACCATGCCCGAGAGCTATGCCCGCATCGCCAACCGCCAGTACAACAACCGCATCCTGCCCTTCCCCCTGTCCGTGCCTATGCTCGACGCCTACCTCTACTGGCACGTCAATGTCGAGCAGGAGCCGGCCAACGTCTGGCTGCGCGACCAGCTGATCCAGTCCTTCGAGAGCTGA
- a CDS encoding NADH:flavin oxidoreductase/NADH oxidase family protein, protein MASRPKTAPKSPAQTLAQSFRLPNGVAVPNRLAKSALSEALGTMDNRPTERLERLYARWADGGIGLCITGNVMIDRRALGEPGNVVVEDESDLPALRRWAAAGTRRGGQLWMQVNHPGKQSPKGLNRETVSPSAVGFRADMAAFFAMPRELTDAEIEGLIQRYGNTARIAKKAGFTGVQIHGAHGYLVSQFLSPHHNRRSDRWGGSAENRRRFVLEVLAEMRRQVGKDFPIGIKLNSADFQRGGFTEDESLDAIRALVEAGIDLVEISGGTYEAPAMTGITQKASTRSREAYFLEFAEKVRAAVKVPLMLTGGFRSLDGMAQAVGDGAIDFVGLGRQLAVEPDVPSRLLAGEEPRHSIRPIVTGIGMVDRMGLMEVAWYTRQLRRIGDGGNPRPRESGLQAFAIGMIENGWNTFRTRRLRAS, encoded by the coding sequence ATGGCCTCCCGCCCCAAGACTGCCCCGAAGTCCCCCGCCCAGACGCTGGCCCAGTCCTTCCGCCTGCCCAACGGCGTGGCGGTACCCAACCGCCTGGCCAAGTCGGCGCTGAGCGAGGCCCTGGGCACGATGGACAACCGCCCGACCGAGCGCCTGGAGCGGCTCTACGCGCGCTGGGCCGACGGCGGCATCGGCCTGTGCATCACCGGCAACGTCATGATCGACCGCCGCGCGCTGGGCGAACCGGGCAACGTGGTGGTGGAAGACGAGTCCGACCTGCCGGCGCTGCGGCGCTGGGCGGCGGCCGGCACGCGCCGCGGCGGCCAGCTGTGGATGCAGGTGAACCACCCGGGCAAGCAGTCGCCCAAGGGGCTCAACCGCGAAACGGTGTCGCCCTCGGCCGTGGGCTTCCGCGCCGACATGGCGGCGTTCTTCGCCATGCCGCGCGAGCTGACCGACGCCGAGATCGAAGGCCTGATCCAGCGCTACGGCAACACCGCGCGCATCGCGAAAAAGGCCGGCTTCACCGGCGTGCAGATCCACGGCGCGCACGGCTACCTCGTCAGCCAGTTCCTGTCGCCGCACCACAACCGCCGCAGCGATCGCTGGGGCGGCAGCGCCGAGAACCGCCGCCGCTTCGTGCTGGAAGTGCTGGCCGAGATGCGCCGCCAGGTCGGCAAGGACTTCCCCATCGGCATCAAGCTGAACTCGGCGGATTTCCAGCGCGGCGGCTTCACCGAGGACGAATCGCTGGACGCGATCCGCGCGCTGGTGGAGGCCGGCATCGACCTGGTCGAGATTTCCGGCGGCACCTACGAGGCACCGGCGATGACCGGCATCACGCAGAAGGCCAGCACGCGCAGCCGCGAGGCCTACTTCCTGGAGTTCGCCGAGAAGGTGCGCGCCGCGGTGAAGGTGCCGCTGATGCTCACCGGCGGCTTCCGCAGCCTCGACGGCATGGCGCAGGCGGTGGGCGACGGCGCCATCGACTTCGTCGGCCTCGGCCGCCAGCTGGCGGTGGAGCCGGACGTGCCGTCGCGCCTGCTCGCCGGCGAAGAACCGCGCCACAGCATCCGCCCGATCGTCACCGGCATCGGCATGGTGGACCGCATGGGCCTGATGGAAGTGGCCTGGTACACGCGCCAGCTGCGCCGCATCGGCGACGGCGGCAACCCCAGGCCGCGCGAGTCGGGCCTGCAGGCTTTCGCGATCGGCATGATCGAGAATGGCTGGAATACGTTCAGGACGAGAAGGCTGCGGGCTTCGTAA